A single region of the Methylocystis echinoides genome encodes:
- a CDS encoding divergent polysaccharide deacetylase family protein gives MTDELNAPLGRTRPPRTEPAAPRRYSARAVAGGAAALALALLYLAPRDPFGGEPHAVARIEAAKAPEPPAAPAAAQAPQSASQEPKADATAAQMFEEAAGVKVTRRGGEGGTARIIHVEPASGVRLPAAPDRRVTEKGPHGQLPKIGPDGARPMDVYARPFVTSTALAPGAPRLALIIGGLGLNAGSTMQAVDQLPDEVTLAFAPYGADVDRLAQQARARGHETLLQAPMEPFDYPHNNPGPHTLTTAAPDGGSDDLRWLMSRFTGYAGVMNHLGGRFSADESAMSGALGEIAQRGLFYVDDGASPQSRAGDVARAIGAPFAQVDVNLDEGGRTEPLEAALARLETLARGKGAAIGFANATPAAVARIARFARDLERRGIALAPVSATLATRGAGAAQGRK, from the coding sequence ACAGACGAACTGAACGCCCCGCTCGGCAGGACCCGCCCGCCGCGGACGGAGCCGGCGGCGCCACGACGATACAGCGCGCGCGCAGTGGCGGGCGGCGCCGCCGCGCTGGCGCTCGCCCTGCTCTATCTTGCGCCCCGCGATCCCTTTGGCGGGGAGCCCCACGCCGTCGCCAGAATAGAGGCCGCGAAGGCCCCCGAGCCGCCCGCCGCGCCAGCGGCGGCGCAGGCGCCCCAGTCGGCGAGCCAGGAGCCGAAAGCCGACGCGACCGCAGCGCAAATGTTCGAGGAGGCCGCCGGTGTGAAAGTCACGCGCCGCGGCGGCGAGGGCGGCACGGCGCGCATCATACATGTGGAGCCCGCCTCGGGCGTCCGCCTCCCGGCCGCGCCCGATCGGCGGGTGACGGAAAAGGGCCCCCATGGGCAATTGCCGAAGATCGGCCCCGACGGCGCCCGGCCGATGGACGTCTACGCCCGTCCCTTCGTCACCTCGACCGCGCTGGCGCCCGGCGCGCCGCGCCTCGCCCTGATCATCGGCGGTCTCGGGCTGAACGCCGGATCGACCATGCAGGCGGTCGACCAGCTTCCCGATGAGGTCACCCTCGCCTTCGCGCCTTATGGCGCCGATGTCGACCGGCTGGCCCAGCAGGCGCGCGCGCGCGGGCACGAGACCCTTCTCCAGGCGCCCATGGAGCCCTTCGACTATCCCCATAATAATCCGGGCCCGCATACGCTTACGACAGCCGCCCCGGATGGCGGAAGCGACGATCTGCGCTGGCTGATGAGCCGCTTCACAGGTTATGCTGGCGTCATGAATCACCTTGGCGGGCGCTTTTCGGCCGATGAATCGGCCATGTCCGGCGCACTGGGCGAGATCGCCCAGCGCGGCCTGTTCTATGTCGACGACGGCGCCTCGCCGCAGTCCCGGGCGGGGGACGTCGCGCGCGCGATCGGGGCGCCCTTCGCGCAGGTCGACGTCAATCTCGACGAAGGCGGCAGGACCGAGCCGCTGGAGGCGGCGCTGGCGCGGCTCGAGACGCTCGCCCGCGGGAAGGGCGCCGCGATCGGCTTCGCCAACGCCACGCCCGCCGCCGTCGCGCGCATCGCGCGCTTCGCGCGGGATCTGGAGCGGCGCGGGATCGCGCTTGCGCCGGTGTCCGCCACCCTCGCCACGCGCGGCGCGGGCGCGGCGCAAGGGCGGAAATGA
- a CDS encoding RNA pyrophosphohydrolase, which translates to MMTRDPDRRYRPCVGVTLINKDGLVFVGHRRAKGAFDQVAAPYLWQMPQGGIDEGETPYEAALRELYEETNVSSVAFLAEAPAWLSYDLPPDAKKSWSGKYVGQTQRWFAFRFLGADDEIDIHSPGGGKHKPEFDDWRWERLPALPALIVPFKRQVYLDVVAAFAELAAQ; encoded by the coding sequence ATGATGACCCGCGATCCGGATCGCCGCTACCGCCCCTGTGTCGGGGTGACGCTCATCAACAAGGATGGGCTTGTTTTCGTCGGACATCGGCGCGCCAAGGGCGCCTTCGATCAGGTCGCCGCCCCCTATTTGTGGCAAATGCCGCAGGGCGGGATCGACGAGGGCGAGACGCCCTACGAAGCGGCGCTGCGCGAACTGTACGAAGAAACCAATGTCTCCAGCGTCGCGTTCCTGGCCGAGGCCCCGGCGTGGCTGTCCTACGATCTGCCGCCCGACGCCAAGAAGAGCTGGTCCGGCAAATATGTCGGCCAGACCCAGCGGTGGTTCGCCTTCCGCTTTCTGGGCGCCGACGACGAAATCGACATCCATTCGCCCGGCGGCGGCAAGCACAAGCCCGAGTTCGACGACTGGCGCTGGGAAAGGCTCCCGGCGCTGCCGGCGCTGATCGTGCCCTTCAAGCGGCAGGTTTACCTCGACGTCGTCGCCGCCTTCGCCGAACTGGCGGCGCAATAA
- a CDS encoding hybrid sensor histidine kinase/response regulator, translating into MYLNLGRPAALRYAAATGLVVVTTAGCWLIGGVAAQRPFIPLFFTVILAAMVAGPGPGVFATALAAAIGEYLFLSPTGSLAIAAPDDSFRLAVFGGAALFSILGLGWYGEQNQAAFEYALSSLRRRLRQEAEAAIEDSEVRYRLLFETSRDGIVTTDMNGVFQDANPAFQEMLGYALHELKRLTFRDVTPAHWHAVEEAILQERILPHGDSGEYDKEYIRKDGSVFPVSLRTWTVYDETGKIVGLRAFVRDCTDRKRAEEALKEADRRKDEFLATLAHELRNPLAPIRNAVYLLNRSGTLPEARDRKLLAIADRQVQHLIRLVDDLLDFSRISGGKIELRRSRIDLAEVLSHAIETAQPAIQLGGHELQTRFPDAPLTVDGDPVRLAQVFTNLLDNAAKYTEAGGKIALIAERQGDHAVVIVRDSGVGIPAAMLPEIFDYFAQVNRTLGRARGGLGIGLALVRKLLELHGGTVEAQSEGEGRGSVFIVRLPTVSGRASLAPASALPARGPRRVLIIDDEADVADSFAALFGAFGANPKVAYCCEEGLEALREFRPELILLDLGMPAPDGYETARRIRALPEGRDVVLVALSGWGKAQVEPRFADVGFDGHLTKPAELAALNALLGSLE; encoded by the coding sequence ATGTATCTTAACCTCGGCAGGCCCGCGGCCTTGCGTTACGCGGCGGCGACGGGGCTCGTTGTCGTCACGACGGCGGGGTGCTGGCTGATCGGCGGCGTGGCGGCGCAGCGGCCTTTCATCCCGCTCTTCTTCACTGTCATCCTGGCCGCCATGGTCGCCGGGCCCGGCCCCGGCGTGTTCGCCACGGCGCTGGCCGCGGCGATCGGCGAATATCTGTTTCTGTCGCCGACCGGATCACTGGCGATCGCCGCGCCAGACGATTCCTTCCGCCTTGCCGTCTTCGGCGGGGCGGCCCTGTTCTCCATCCTTGGCCTGGGCTGGTACGGCGAGCAAAATCAGGCGGCCTTCGAATACGCTTTGTCGAGCCTGCGACGACGGCTGCGCCAGGAGGCGGAGGCGGCGATCGAGGACAGCGAGGTTCGCTACCGGCTGCTGTTCGAAACCAGTCGCGACGGCATTGTGACCACCGACATGAACGGCGTCTTTCAGGACGCCAACCCCGCCTTCCAGGAGATGCTCGGATACGCGCTGCATGAGCTGAAGCGGCTTACTTTTCGAGACGTCACGCCCGCGCACTGGCATGCGGTCGAAGAGGCGATCCTGCAGGAACGCATCCTCCCGCACGGCGACTCCGGCGAATACGACAAGGAATACATCCGCAAGGACGGCTCGGTTTTCCCGGTGAGCCTGCGCACCTGGACGGTGTATGACGAGACGGGAAAGATCGTCGGCCTTCGGGCTTTCGTTCGCGACTGCACCGACCGCAAGCGGGCGGAGGAGGCGCTCAAGGAGGCGGATCGGCGCAAGGATGAATTTCTCGCAACGCTCGCTCATGAATTGCGGAACCCGCTGGCGCCGATTCGAAACGCCGTCTATCTGCTGAACCGATCCGGAACGCTCCCGGAGGCGCGCGACCGCAAGCTTCTCGCCATTGCCGATCGTCAGGTGCAGCATCTCATCCGACTGGTCGACGACCTCCTCGATTTTTCGCGCATCAGCGGCGGCAAGATCGAGCTGCGCCGCAGCAGGATCGATCTCGCCGAGGTTCTCTCGCATGCGATCGAGACGGCGCAGCCGGCGATCCAGCTCGGCGGTCATGAACTGCAAACACGCTTTCCCGACGCGCCGCTCACCGTCGACGGCGACCCCGTGCGACTGGCACAGGTCTTCACAAATCTGCTCGACAATGCGGCCAAATACACCGAAGCGGGCGGCAAGATCGCACTTATTGCCGAACGGCAGGGCGACCACGCGGTGGTGATCGTTCGCGACAGCGGCGTCGGGATTCCGGCGGCGATGCTGCCGGAGATCTTCGACTATTTCGCGCAGGTGAACCGCACGCTTGGCCGCGCGCGGGGCGGCCTCGGCATCGGGCTCGCCCTCGTCCGCAAACTGCTGGAGCTGCATGGCGGAACGGTCGAGGCGCAAAGCGAGGGGGAAGGCCGTGGCAGCGTCTTCATCGTGCGCCTGCCGACTGTATCGGGGCGCGCCAGCCTTGCGCCGGCTTCCGCCTTGCCCGCGCGGGGGCCGCGCCGGGTTCTCATCATCGACGACGAGGCGGATGTCGCCGACAGTTTCGCGGCCCTGTTCGGCGCTTTCGGCGCCAACCCCAAAGTCGCCTATTGCTGCGAGGAGGGTCTCGAGGCGCTGCGAGAGTTCCGGCCGGAGCTCATCCTGCTCGATCTCGGCATGCCGGCGCCCGATGGCTACGAAACCGCTCGGCGCATTCGCGCGCTTCCCGAGGGCCGGGACGTCGTGCTTGTCGCGCTCAGCGGCTGGGGCAAGGCGCAGGTGGAGCCGCGCTTCGCGGATGTGGGCTTCGACGGGCATCTGACCAAGCCGGCGGAGCTCGCCGCGCTGAACGCGCTGCTCGGGTCGCTGGAATAG
- a CDS encoding RsmB/NOP family class I SAM-dependent RNA methyltransferase: MSDSKSFPGRSKPGRHSTRQGFVPAEAAREAEAAKIPGLPARLAAAAIIGDVVQGGHRLDECFSPQAVPNRLTGLDPRDVALTRSIATASLRRLGVIRHVLAELLEKGLPRQAGRLEYTLIGAAAQLLFLDAADHAAIDLAVRATKLEPKTAPYANMVNAVLRNLLRRREEFLELAAGGEHDLPPWLAQRWRKHYSEETARAIAAMYMKEPPLDVTVKSDPAEWAERLDGVVLPTGSVRLKTHAPIPELPGYAEGEWWVQDAAAALPARLLGVRPDERVLDMCAAPGGKTAQLALARAHVVALDRSAERLKMLAANLSRLDLRADVAVGDATGYQAQPFDAILIDAPCSATGTARRHPDALWTKKPGDIETLAALQTKMLARAALLTKAGGRLVYCTCSLEPEEGEQQIAAFLRRNPDFRREPVTEADGVPAEFINRDGDLRTLPCFWPNADARLAGIDGFFVARLIRQA, from the coding sequence TTGAGCGATAGTAAATCATTCCCCGGGCGGTCGAAACCAGGGCGTCACTCCACACGACAGGGCTTTGTTCCGGCGGAAGCCGCCCGCGAGGCGGAAGCGGCGAAGATTCCCGGCCTTCCCGCGCGGCTCGCCGCCGCCGCCATCATTGGCGACGTCGTTCAGGGCGGCCATCGGCTGGATGAATGTTTCTCGCCCCAGGCCGTGCCCAATCGCCTCACCGGCCTCGATCCGCGCGACGTCGCCCTCACACGCTCCATCGCGACAGCGTCGCTGCGCCGGCTGGGCGTCATTCGCCACGTGCTGGCCGAGCTTCTCGAAAAGGGCCTGCCGCGGCAGGCGGGGCGGCTCGAATATACGCTGATCGGCGCGGCGGCGCAGCTTCTGTTCCTCGACGCCGCCGATCATGCGGCGATTGATCTCGCCGTGCGGGCGACCAAGCTGGAGCCCAAGACCGCCCCCTACGCCAATATGGTCAACGCCGTGCTGCGCAACCTCCTGCGCCGGCGCGAGGAGTTTCTGGAGCTTGCGGCGGGCGGGGAGCATGACCTGCCGCCCTGGCTCGCCCAGCGCTGGCGCAAGCATTACAGCGAGGAAACCGCCCGCGCCATCGCCGCCATGTATATGAAGGAGCCGCCGCTCGACGTGACGGTGAAGTCGGACCCGGCCGAATGGGCCGAGCGGCTCGACGGCGTGGTTCTGCCAACCGGCTCCGTGCGGCTGAAGACACACGCCCCCATTCCGGAGCTTCCCGGCTACGCCGAGGGCGAATGGTGGGTTCAGGATGCGGCGGCGGCGCTGCCGGCGCGTCTCCTTGGCGTAAGGCCCGACGAGCGCGTGCTCGACATGTGCGCGGCGCCCGGCGGAAAGACCGCGCAGCTCGCGCTCGCCCGCGCCCATGTGGTCGCGCTCGACCGTTCCGCCGAGCGGCTGAAGATGCTCGCAGCCAATCTCTCCCGCCTCGACTTGCGGGCCGACGTCGCCGTCGGCGACGCGACCGGGTATCAGGCCCAGCCCTTCGACGCCATTCTGATCGACGCGCCCTGTTCCGCGACCGGCACCGCGCGCCGCCATCCGGATGCGCTCTGGACCAAGAAACCCGGCGACATCGAAACGCTCGCGGCGCTGCAGACGAAAATGCTCGCCCGCGCGGCGCTGCTCACCAAGGCCGGCGGGCGTCTCGTCTACTGCACCTGTTCGCTCGAACCCGAAGAAGGCGAGCAGCAGATCGCGGCCTTCCTGCGCCGCAATCCCGACTTCCGGCGCGAGCCGGTGACGGAGGCCGACGGCGTGCCAGCCGAATTCATCAACCGCGACGGGGATCTGCGAACGCTTCCCTGCTTCTGGCCGAATGCGGATGCGCGGCTTGCCGGCATAGATGGTTTCTTCGTGGCCCGGCTCATCCGGCAGGCGTGA
- a CDS encoding DUF1674 domain-containing protein, whose product MSEADKAKTTENAAPEPPRALSPEARRALAEAAARRQTAVAAAAPEEQGGRGGLDPARYGDWEVKGLASDF is encoded by the coding sequence ATGTCCGAGGCAGACAAAGCAAAAACGACTGAAAACGCCGCTCCCGAACCGCCGCGCGCCCTCTCGCCGGAAGCCCGCCGCGCGCTCGCCGAAGCGGCGGCCCGGCGCCAGACCGCCGTTGCGGCGGCGGCGCCGGAAGAACAGGGCGGCCGCGGCGGGCTCGATCCGGCGCGCTACGGCGATTGGGAGGTGAAGGGGCTGGCGAGCGATTTTTGA
- a CDS encoding dienelactone hydrolase family protein: MTSHAAIRTGAEGLEAGDAVLPCGAPAYYAMPEGGRNFPVVLVAQEIFGLNDHIRDIVRRFGKLGYFAIAPDFLYRHGDPARAPDIETILRTIVYRVPDSETMMIFDESLDFAESRGGARDRAAITGFCWGGRIAWLYAAHNPQLAACVPWYGRLDGPRSDAQPHWPIDVADRIRVPTLGLYGGADPSIPLDLVARMRARLVAADAPADIFVYDDAPHAFFADYRPSYRPEAAHDGWNRMLSFFRAHGMG; the protein is encoded by the coding sequence ATGACCAGTCATGCAGCGATCCGGACCGGCGCAGAGGGGCTGGAGGCGGGCGACGCCGTTCTGCCCTGCGGCGCGCCGGCCTATTACGCGATGCCGGAGGGGGGCCGGAATTTCCCGGTCGTGCTCGTCGCGCAGGAAATATTCGGGCTCAACGACCACATTCGCGACATCGTGCGGCGCTTCGGCAAGCTGGGCTATTTCGCCATCGCGCCGGATTTCCTTTACCGTCACGGAGACCCCGCCAGGGCGCCGGACATCGAGACCATCCTGCGCACGATCGTCTATCGGGTTCCCGATTCCGAGACGATGATGATCTTCGACGAGTCGCTCGATTTCGCGGAGAGCCGGGGCGGCGCCCGCGACCGCGCGGCGATCACCGGCTTTTGCTGGGGCGGGCGCATCGCCTGGCTCTATGCGGCGCATAATCCGCAGCTTGCTGCCTGCGTCCCCTGGTACGGCCGCCTCGATGGCCCGCGAAGCGACGCGCAGCCGCATTGGCCCATCGACGTCGCGGACAGGATCAGGGTTCCAACCCTCGGGCTCTATGGCGGCGCCGATCCCAGCATCCCGCTCGATCTCGTGGCGCGGATGCGGGCGCGCCTCGTCGCGGCCGACGCGCCGGCGGACATTTTCGTCTATGACGACGCGCCCCACGCCTTTTTCGCCGATTACAGGCCCAGCTATCGGCCGGAGGCCGCGCACGACGGCTGGAATCGCATGCTGTCCTTCTTCCGGGCGCATGGGATGGGGTAG
- a CDS encoding potassium transporter Kup has protein sequence MTEQPGLERQTGATAAGHAPDHAPGHEHGKGGLFGLVVGSIGVVYGDIGTSPLYALRESLAHEVQADVLTEESVIGSISLLIFALIFTVTIKYIFFVMRADNRGEGGILSLMALAQTALGRQTKTAFLLGVAGAALFAGEAMITPAISVLSSIEGLELVTHRFSEYVIPITIFILVTLFWVQSHGTARVAAFFGPIMILFFLTMGVLGALHIADAPQVLSAFNPRHGVVFLLTHGWLGFTVLGSVFLAVTGVEALYADMGHFGRFPIQVAWVGFVLPALLLNYLGQGALVLSRPEAVGNPFFLMAPDWGLLPLVILSTMATTIAAQAVITGAFSLSRQAIQLGLLPRLEITHTSAMLEGQIYIGRINRILLIGVLLLVIAFKSSSSLASAYGIAVTGTMVLSTSLLFIVAWRKWGWPLWLAIVFAASFLVVEFTFLAANLLKVVDGGWVPLVLGGCVMIIMWTWVRGTRLLGEKTHRDSIPIMDLIAMLQKSKPTRVPGTAVFLTSDPNVAPTALMHNIKHNKVLHERVLIICVRTENRPRVAPERRFELTRLSDDFSSAVLHFGFMESPRVPAALALMRKSGFKYDIMTTSFFLGRRTIKESPASEMPAWQDKLYVALTKQSANATDFFSIPSDRVVELGAQVTI, from the coding sequence ATGACTGAGCAACCGGGCCTGGAGCGCCAGACCGGCGCGACGGCCGCCGGCCACGCGCCAGATCACGCGCCTGGACATGAGCACGGCAAGGGCGGGCTGTTCGGCCTGGTCGTCGGCTCGATCGGCGTCGTCTATGGCGACATCGGCACCAGCCCCCTCTATGCGCTGCGCGAGTCGCTCGCCCATGAGGTGCAGGCCGATGTGCTGACGGAAGAGAGCGTCATCGGCTCCATCTCGCTGCTCATCTTCGCCCTGATCTTCACCGTCACCATCAAATACATCTTCTTCGTGATGCGCGCCGACAACCGCGGCGAAGGCGGCATCCTCTCGCTGATGGCGCTGGCGCAGACGGCGCTGGGGCGTCAGACAAAAACCGCCTTCCTGCTCGGCGTCGCCGGCGCGGCGCTCTTCGCCGGCGAGGCGATGATCACGCCGGCGATCTCGGTCCTCTCCTCCATCGAGGGCCTCGAACTGGTGACGCACCGCTTCTCCGAATATGTCATCCCGATCACGATTTTCATCCTGGTGACGCTGTTCTGGGTGCAAAGCCACGGAACGGCGCGGGTCGCGGCCTTTTTCGGCCCGATCATGATTCTCTTCTTCCTCACCATGGGCGTGCTCGGCGCGCTGCATATCGCGGACGCGCCGCAGGTGCTCTCGGCCTTCAATCCGCGGCATGGCGTCGTTTTCCTGCTGACCCATGGCTGGCTCGGCTTCACCGTGCTCGGCTCGGTTTTCCTCGCTGTCACCGGCGTCGAGGCGCTCTACGCCGACATGGGCCATTTCGGCCGCTTCCCGATTCAGGTGGCCTGGGTCGGCTTCGTCCTGCCGGCGCTTCTGCTGAATTATCTCGGCCAGGGCGCGCTGGTGCTGTCGCGACCCGAAGCGGTCGGCAATCCCTTCTTCCTGATGGCGCCCGACTGGGGCCTGCTGCCGCTCGTCATTCTCTCGACCATGGCGACGACCATCGCCGCACAGGCGGTGATCACCGGCGCCTTCTCGCTCTCCCGGCAGGCGATCCAGCTCGGCCTGCTCCCGCGTCTCGAAATCACCCATACCTCGGCGATGCTCGAGGGGCAGATCTACATCGGCCGCATCAACCGCATCCTGCTGATCGGCGTGCTGCTGCTGGTCATCGCCTTCAAGAGCTCGTCGTCGCTGGCCTCCGCCTATGGCATCGCCGTGACCGGCACCATGGTGCTCTCGACCTCCCTGCTGTTCATCGTGGCCTGGCGCAAGTGGGGCTGGCCGCTCTGGCTCGCCATCGTCTTCGCGGCCTCCTTCCTCGTGGTGGAGTTCACCTTCCTCGCGGCCAATCTGCTGAAGGTCGTCGACGGCGGCTGGGTGCCGCTGGTGCTCGGCGGCTGCGTCATGATCATCATGTGGACATGGGTGCGCGGCACGCGGTTGCTCGGGGAGAAGACGCATCGCGACTCGATCCCGATCATGGATCTGATCGCCATGCTGCAGAAATCGAAGCCCACCCGCGTGCCGGGCACGGCCGTGTTCCTGACCAGCGACCCCAATGTCGCGCCGACGGCGTTGATGCACAACATCAAGCACAACAAGGTGCTGCACGAGCGCGTGCTGATCATCTGCGTGCGCACGGAGAACCGGCCCCGCGTGGCGCCGGAAAGGCGCTTCGAGCTGACCCGGCTGTCCGACGACTTCTCCAGCGCCGTCCTTCACTTTGGCTTCATGGAGAGCCCGCGCGTGCCAGCGGCGCTGGCGCTGATGCGCAAGTCCGGTTTCAAATATGACATCATGACCACGAGCTTCTTCCTCGGCCGCCGCACCATCAAGGAGAGCCCGGCGTCCGAAATGCCGGCCTGGCAGGACAAGCTCTATGTCGCGCTCACCAAACAGTCGGCAAATGCGACGGACTTCTTCTCCATTCCTTCCGACCGCGTCGTCGAGCTGGGGGCGCAGGTGACGATCTGA
- the trpA gene encoding tryptophan synthase subunit alpha, which translates to MSTRIDARFNALRNEGRAALVTFVMAGDPDPQTSLEIVKALPAAGADVIEVGMPFTDPMADGPAIQAAGLRALKAGMTLKKTLKLVTDFRAGDTDTPIVLMGYYNPIYVYGVDRFLMDAKAAGVDGLIVVDLPPEEDQELCLPARDAGVNFIRLATPTTDDKRLPKVLENTSGFVYYVSLTGITGAALADYAGVSAAVKRIKAHTSLPIAVGFGVKNAQNAAEIARNADGVVVGSALVDALKASLGPDNKASATTVDAVSSLVASISAGVRGARGAAASGNGGGAFSWLTRLWA; encoded by the coding sequence ATGTCCACCCGTATCGACGCCCGTTTCAACGCCCTCCGCAACGAGGGACGCGCCGCTCTCGTGACCTTCGTCATGGCCGGCGATCCGGACCCGCAGACCTCGCTCGAGATCGTCAAGGCGCTGCCCGCGGCGGGCGCCGACGTCATCGAGGTGGGCATGCCCTTCACCGATCCCATGGCGGACGGCCCGGCGATCCAGGCCGCGGGCCTGCGCGCGCTGAAGGCCGGCATGACGCTGAAGAAGACGCTGAAGCTCGTCACCGACTTCCGCGCCGGCGACACCGACACCCCCATCGTGCTGATGGGCTACTACAATCCGATCTATGTCTATGGCGTCGACCGATTCCTGATGGACGCCAAGGCCGCGGGCGTGGATGGGCTGATCGTCGTCGATCTGCCGCCGGAAGAAGATCAGGAGCTCTGCCTCCCGGCGCGCGACGCGGGCGTGAATTTCATCCGCCTCGCCACCCCCACGACCGACGACAAGCGCCTCCCCAAGGTGCTCGAAAACACTTCCGGTTTCGTCTATTATGTCTCGCTGACGGGCATCACCGGCGCCGCGCTGGCGGATTATGCGGGCGTGAGCGCCGCGGTAAAGCGGATCAAGGCGCACACCAGCCTGCCGATCGCGGTCGGCTTCGGCGTCAAGAACGCGCAGAACGCCGCTGAAATCGCCCGTAACGCTGATGGCGTGGTGGTCGGCTCGGCGCTGGTCGATGCGCTGAAGGCGTCGCTCGGGCCCGACAACAAGGCCAGCGCGACGACCGTCGATGCGGTAAGCTCGCTGGTCGCGAGCATCTCCGCCGGCGTGCGCGGCGCACGCGGCGCGGCCGCGAGTGGCAACGGCGGCGGCGCGTTTTCCTGGCTCACGAGGCTTTGGGCATGA
- the accD gene encoding acetyl-CoA carboxylase, carboxyltransferase subunit beta, producing MNWYSNVVPPKIKALIKREAPENLWVKCPESGQLVFHKDIETNLFVVPGSGYHMRCPVDVRLTTLFDKGELELLPTPEAPVDPLKFRDIKRYVDKLKEYRTKTGQPDAVTLATGKLDGSQVTVAVQDFDFLGGSLGMAAGEAIVAGAEHALAKRTPFIIFTASGGARMQEGMFSLMQMPRTTIAVQRLRDARLPYLVVLTNPTTGGVTASYAMLGDIQIAEPGAIIGFAGARVIEQTIREKLPEGFQRAEYLRDHGMVDMVVPRQEMRETLARLCGLLTKTPPRRAA from the coding sequence ATGAACTGGTATTCCAACGTCGTCCCGCCCAAGATCAAGGCGCTCATCAAGCGGGAGGCGCCGGAAAATCTCTGGGTGAAATGCCCCGAGAGCGGCCAGCTCGTGTTCCACAAGGACATCGAGACCAATCTCTTCGTCGTGCCGGGCTCGGGCTATCACATGCGCTGCCCGGTCGACGTGCGGCTGACGACGCTGTTCGACAAGGGGGAGCTGGAGCTGCTGCCGACGCCGGAGGCTCCGGTCGATCCGCTGAAGTTCCGCGACATCAAGCGCTACGTCGACAAGCTGAAGGAATATCGCACGAAAACCGGCCAGCCCGACGCCGTGACGCTCGCCACCGGCAAGCTCGACGGCTCGCAGGTGACGGTCGCCGTGCAGGACTTCGACTTTCTCGGGGGGTCGCTCGGCATGGCGGCGGGCGAAGCCATCGTCGCGGGGGCGGAGCATGCGCTGGCCAAGCGCACCCCCTTCATCATCTTCACCGCCTCCGGCGGCGCGCGCATGCAGGAAGGCATGTTCTCGCTGATGCAGATGCCGCGCACGACCATCGCCGTGCAGCGCCTGCGCGACGCGCGCCTGCCCTATCTTGTCGTGCTGACCAATCCGACGACGGGCGGCGTCACGGCCTCCTACGCCATGCTCGGCGACATCCAGATTGCCGAGCCGGGCGCGATCATCGGCTTCGCCGGCGCGCGCGTGATCGAGCAGACGATCCGCGAGAAGCTGCCCGAAGGCTTTCAGCGGGCGGAATATCTGCGCGATCACGGCATGGTGGACATGGTGGTGCCGCGTCAGGAGATGCGCGAAACGCTCGCGCGGCTCTGCGGCCTGCTCACCAAGACGCCGCCGCGCCGCGCCGCATAA